A DNA window from Carnobacterium funditum DSM 5970 contains the following coding sequences:
- a CDS encoding redox-sensing transcriptional repressor Rex has protein sequence MKIKQEKQSVPKATAKRLPVYYRCLKKLEDTGVKRIKSQEISELTQIPSATIRRDFSHFGELGRSGYGYEVDYVVEVFHEILNVNKIINIALVGVGNIGKALIANNFRRNDNMKITCGFENSEENSGKILSGVPIYSIDQMKSVLSRENIHVAISTVPSEHSQELVDRLVDSGITSILNFAPGRVIVPSTVDVRYIDLTGEILTLVYYDGRLLPPTVKG, from the coding sequence ATGAAAATCAAGCAAGAAAAACAGTCTGTACCGAAAGCAACTGCTAAAAGATTACCCGTTTATTATCGATGCTTGAAAAAGCTTGAAGATACTGGAGTTAAAAGGATAAAATCACAAGAAATTAGTGAATTAACTCAAATACCTTCAGCGACAATTCGTCGTGATTTTTCTCATTTTGGTGAATTAGGCAGAAGTGGCTATGGTTATGAAGTTGATTATGTAGTAGAAGTGTTTCATGAAATTTTGAATGTGAATAAAATCATCAATATAGCCTTAGTAGGTGTAGGAAACATCGGGAAAGCGCTGATTGCTAATAATTTCCGCAGAAATGACAATATGAAAATAACGTGTGGTTTCGAAAATAGTGAAGAAAATTCTGGGAAAATTTTATCAGGAGTTCCTATCTATTCTATTGATCAAATGAAAAGTGTTTTATCTCGTGAAAACATTCATGTAGCGATTTCTACAGTTCCAAGCGAGCATTCACAAGAGTTGGTAGATAGGTTGGTTGATTCTGGAATTACTTCTATTTTAAATTTTGCTCCTGGTAGAGTAATAGTTCCATCAACTGTAGATGTTCGTTATATTGATTTAACAGGTGAAATATTAACTCTGGTCTATTATGATGGTAGATTGCTTCCACCAACGGTAAAAGGATAA
- a CDS encoding septation ring formation regulator EzrA, translated as MKFEYILVTIIFLALIAYLISFMMKKKHYSLINGLEKQKFELMDLPIPDDLRRAKDLQLTGQTKKKFNQLHSEWQKIETKTFPDLENHLFDAEQAADRLQLIKAKATETKAANLIKNIEMDIKEIQTALYELLQSEEQNILEVKRIQETYQEIRKKLLTQSFSFGPALEKLENKLTFLEVDFSKVSDLAASGDHVEAKNILNKIDADTKSLNHSIKQIPGLLKQLVNEFFEQVQELKEGYDELIERQFVFLDDTILADVESIEMKCKSVEEAITECDIEKAKSISTEIEDEINRLYDAMEIEIEAKKFIVNQQPVLDDYIEFVIEKNRKLLIEIDRVAQSYALNHDELKQAQKMQEQLSEIQDNFDTFTDGLNSQQAIFSAVKESYTEHAKLLEQIEVEQKMINEHLLELRQEEKEVKDKIDDFEFNLRGVKRYIEKQHLPGLPTQYLDFFFATTERVEELSKELNKLRIDMKDIKHLCDLCDDDVELLIKKTEEIVDNALLCEYMMQYANRYRHTHPEIAEAIVKSMTTFNTEFDYNKALEQISTALEEVEPGSFKKIEENYLEDKQKK; from the coding sequence ATGAAGTTTGAATATATTTTAGTTACTATTATCTTTTTGGCTCTCATTGCCTACTTAATAAGTTTCATGATGAAAAAGAAACATTATTCGTTAATCAATGGTCTAGAAAAACAAAAATTTGAATTAATGGATTTGCCTATACCCGATGACTTGCGAAGAGCGAAAGACCTACAATTAACAGGGCAGACGAAAAAAAAGTTCAACCAATTGCATTCGGAATGGCAGAAAATTGAAACTAAAACTTTTCCAGATTTAGAAAATCATTTGTTTGATGCAGAACAAGCTGCAGACCGTCTGCAATTAATTAAAGCAAAAGCAACAGAAACGAAAGCAGCCAATTTAATTAAAAATATCGAAATGGATATTAAAGAAATTCAAACTGCCTTATATGAACTACTTCAAAGTGAAGAGCAAAATATACTAGAAGTTAAAAGAATACAAGAAACTTATCAAGAAATAAGAAAAAAATTATTAACACAAAGTTTTTCATTTGGTCCTGCGTTAGAAAAGTTAGAAAATAAATTGACTTTTTTAGAAGTTGATTTTTCAAAAGTATCAGATTTAGCAGCTTCTGGAGATCATGTTGAAGCTAAAAATATTTTAAATAAAATTGATGCAGATACAAAAAGTTTGAACCATAGTATCAAGCAAATACCTGGGCTTTTAAAACAACTGGTAAACGAATTTTTTGAACAAGTACAAGAATTAAAAGAGGGTTATGATGAGCTTATTGAACGACAATTCGTTTTTTTAGATGATACTATCTTAGCAGACGTTGAATCAATAGAGATGAAATGTAAAAGTGTCGAAGAAGCCATTACAGAATGTGACATCGAAAAGGCTAAATCGATAAGCACAGAAATAGAAGATGAGATTAATCGGTTGTATGACGCTATGGAAATTGAAATTGAAGCAAAAAAATTCATCGTAAATCAGCAGCCCGTATTAGATGATTATATAGAATTTGTAATTGAAAAAAATCGAAAACTTTTAATTGAAATTGATCGTGTGGCTCAAAGCTACGCATTGAACCACGATGAATTAAAGCAAGCTCAAAAAATGCAAGAACAACTGAGCGAGATTCAAGATAATTTTGATACATTTACAGATGGCTTAAATAGCCAACAAGCTATTTTTAGTGCAGTAAAAGAAAGCTATACAGAGCATGCGAAGTTACTCGAACAAATTGAAGTGGAACAAAAAATGATTAACGAACATTTATTAGAATTACGCCAAGAAGAAAAAGAAGTCAAAGATAAAATTGATGATTTTGAATTTAATTTACGTGGAGTAAAACGGTATATTGAAAAACAACATCTTCCTGGATTACCAACGCAATACCTAGATTTTTTCTTTGCAACGACAGAACGAGTAGAAGAACTATCTAAAGAATTAAATAAATTAAGAATAGATATGAAAGATATCAAACATTTATGCGATTTATGTGATGATGATGTGGAACTTTTAATTAAAAAAACGGAAGAGATAGTAGATAATGCATTGTTGTGTGAATATATGATGCAGTATGCTAATCGTTATCGTCATACACATCCAGAAATAGCAGAGGCTATTGTAAAGAGCATGACAACATTTAATACTGAATTTGATTACAATAAAGCATTAGAACAGATTTCAACAGCTTTAGAAGAAGTTGAACCGGGCTCGTTTAAAAAGATAGAAGAAAATTATCTAGAAGATAAACAAAAGAAATGA
- a CDS encoding GAF domain-containing protein, giving the protein MSKESNYRLMNKQLTAIINDETNLIANLSNAAALLFENLSDINWAGFYLYEKTSDELVLGPFQGKVACIRIKIGAGVCGTAFEKNAPLIVGDVSKFRGHIACDAASQSEIVIPLVLNGEKIGVLDIDAPIKNRFDKIDQHFLELFIELLQKNSQPMI; this is encoded by the coding sequence ATGTCAAAAGAATCAAATTATCGTTTAATGAATAAACAGCTTACCGCTATTATCAATGATGAAACAAACCTGATTGCTAACTTGAGCAATGCTGCAGCTTTATTGTTTGAAAATTTATCTGATATCAATTGGGCTGGATTTTATTTGTACGAAAAAACATCAGATGAATTAGTATTAGGTCCTTTCCAAGGTAAAGTGGCATGCATAAGAATAAAAATAGGTGCAGGTGTTTGTGGAACGGCGTTTGAGAAAAACGCACCGCTTATCGTTGGAGATGTCTCTAAATTCCGAGGCCATATCGCTTGCGATGCTGCAAGCCAATCAGAAATCGTTATACCCTTGGTACTGAACGGCGAAAAAATAGGGGTCCTAGATATTGATGCCCCAATAAAAAATCGATTTGATAAAATAGATCAACACTTTTTAGAGCTATTTATTGAACTTTTACAAAAAAATAGTCAACCTATGATTTAA
- the tpx gene encoding thiol peroxidase gives MEFTKKGKPLKVEGTLPNVGDKGPDFSIKNSKDEIVTLEDCKGMVTLISVIPDIDTRVCAIQTKSFNKEASELEGIKIMTISTNTKDEQKKWCAGEGIDMEMLQDTDLSFGKAYGIAIPELNVLVRSVFIIDATGKLVYKEVVSEMSDEPDYDKAIKNTKIAR, from the coding sequence ATGGAGTTCACAAAAAAAGGCAAGCCACTTAAAGTAGAGGGGACATTACCTAACGTTGGTGATAAAGGCCCAGACTTCTCAATCAAAAATAGTAAGGATGAAATAGTAACTTTAGAAGACTGTAAAGGGATGGTTACTTTAATAAGTGTTATCCCTGACATTGATACGAGAGTTTGTGCGATTCAAACAAAATCGTTTAATAAAGAGGCAAGTGAACTTGAAGGAATCAAAATAATGACTATTTCTACAAATACGAAAGATGAGCAAAAGAAGTGGTGTGCAGGAGAAGGCATAGATATGGAAATGCTTCAGGATACAGATTTATCTTTCGGAAAAGCCTATGGAATAGCTATTCCTGAACTAAATGTCTTGGTTCGTTCTGTGTTTATTATTGACGCAACTGGGAAGCTAGTTTATAAAGAAGTGGTATCAGAAATGAGTGATGAGCCAGATTATGACAAAGCAATCAAAAATACAAAAATAGCACGTTAA
- a CDS encoding cysteine desulfurase family protein produces the protein MIYFDNSATTQINEEVLQTFIEVTRSVNGNPSSMHALGDQAASLMKQSRMQIASLLAVTPQEIYFTSGGTEGDNWAIKGTAIEKKVYGNHIITTTVEHPAVSESIGQLEQFGFEVTYLPVDRNGVISITDLKNAIRKDTILVSVMAVNNEVGSVQPIEEIGEVLKDYPSIHFQVDAVQAIGKIPVHLGPNSRIDIAVFSSHKFHGPKGTGFIYLKKGRKIASLMNGGGQENRIRSGTENVAGIAATGKALRLVMTDATNKQKKQREIRDYLINELNNYKKIVLFSTQAGAPHILCFALKGIRGEVLLHAFENESIYISTTSACSSRKKASSSTLSAMHVPDSLAVDAVRISLSDTNTMEEAKQFMSVFKKLYKKFQSINA, from the coding sequence ATGATATATTTTGATAATAGTGCAACGACTCAAATAAATGAAGAAGTATTGCAAACATTTATAGAGGTAACTAGAAGTGTCAATGGGAATCCATCTAGTATGCATGCACTGGGAGATCAAGCTGCTTCTTTGATGAAGCAATCACGTATGCAAATTGCTTCTTTACTTGCAGTTACACCACAAGAAATTTACTTTACTAGCGGTGGCACAGAAGGAGACAATTGGGCCATCAAAGGAACAGCTATTGAAAAAAAAGTTTACGGCAACCATATCATTACAACAACTGTGGAGCACCCTGCTGTAAGTGAATCTATAGGCCAATTAGAACAATTTGGTTTTGAAGTGACCTATTTACCGGTTGATAGAAATGGGGTTATTTCTATCACAGATTTAAAAAATGCCATACGAAAAGATACAATTTTAGTTTCTGTTATGGCTGTTAATAATGAAGTGGGTAGTGTACAACCCATTGAGGAAATTGGTGAAGTTCTAAAAGATTATCCATCTATTCATTTTCAGGTTGATGCTGTTCAAGCTATCGGGAAAATACCGGTGCATTTAGGCCCAAATTCTCGTATTGATATTGCTGTTTTCTCAAGTCATAAATTCCATGGGCCAAAAGGAACAGGATTTATTTATTTGAAAAAGGGAAGGAAAATAGCGTCTTTAATGAATGGTGGTGGACAAGAAAATCGAATACGAAGTGGTACAGAAAATGTTGCTGGTATCGCAGCTACTGGGAAAGCTTTACGTTTGGTCATGACAGATGCTACCAATAAGCAAAAAAAACAAAGAGAAATTAGAGATTATTTAATTAATGAGTTGAACAACTATAAAAAAATTGTACTGTTTTCAACGCAAGCAGGAGCACCACATATTCTTTGTTTTGCTTTAAAAGGTATCAGAGGAGAAGTGTTGTTACATGCTTTTGAAAATGAATCTATTTATATTTCCACTACAAGTGCTTGTTCTAGCCGCAAAAAAGCGAGTTCTAGCACTCTTTCAGCCATGCATGTACCGGACAGTCTTGCAGTTGATGCTGTTCGTATTAGTTTATCAGATACAAATACTATGGAAGAAGCAAAACAATTTATGAGCGTATTTAAAAAGCTGTATAAAAAATTCCAATCAATCAATGCATAA
- a CDS encoding YueI family protein, with protein sequence MSSDNMQDYLNKGIYGANQTKPEERQEYLGSLRERIYLSMTLEQLISTDYLDALKKEITKYPGNTLLFNGSVDIKDLNPYIKLSKQLNCSFRIVTDEDAENCNIGLIYIAPQAVNNEIINVAEKYPAADEDPEKEKHEKKSFFKKLFS encoded by the coding sequence ATGAGTTCAGATAATATGCAAGACTATTTAAACAAAGGCATTTATGGAGCTAATCAGACTAAACCTGAGGAACGTCAAGAATACCTTGGGAGTTTAAGAGAACGTATTTATTTATCGATGACTCTTGAACAATTAATTTCTACAGATTACTTGGATGCGCTAAAAAAAGAAATAACTAAATACCCGGGTAATACACTTTTATTCAACGGATCTGTTGATATAAAAGATTTAAATCCCTACATTAAATTAAGTAAGCAGTTGAATTGTTCATTTAGAATCGTAACAGATGAGGATGCTGAAAATTGCAACATCGGATTAATTTATATTGCTCCACAAGCAGTGAATAATGAGATTATTAATGTTGCAGAAAAATACCCAGCAGCTGATGAAGACCCCGAAAAAGAGAAACATGAAAAAAAGTCTTTTTTCAAAAAGCTTTTTTCGTAA
- the thiI gene encoding tRNA uracil 4-sulfurtransferase ThiI codes for MQYNEVMVRYGELSTKGKNKKKFINKLVQNVKFALYDFEQLNVTGERDRMHLKLNGVDSDLVLERLKPIFGIQNFSPVVRLERDIEEMKKVTVDMVQELYTEGKSFKITTRRSDHEFSLDTDEINHLLGSEVSKNIEGIKVKMKNPDINIRVEIRNEGIFLSSQTILGAGGLPVGSSGKGMLMLSGGIDSPVAGYLTMKRGVEIEAVHFHSPPYTSPRSLQKAKDLTSKMAAFVGNIIFIEVPFTEVQEEIKRCVPEGYSMTVTRRMMLRITERIREERKGLAIINGESLGQVASQTLHSMIAINDVTTTPIIRPVVSMDKNEIIDLAQNIDTFELSIQPFEDCCTIFAPTTPKTKPDLEKTRRYEARLNIEDLIQRVMDNLVFSEIKVGDTLEKQQAVKYSGLL; via the coding sequence ATGCAATACAATGAAGTGATGGTCCGTTACGGAGAGTTATCTACTAAAGGTAAAAATAAAAAAAAATTTATTAATAAACTAGTCCAAAATGTAAAATTTGCTTTATATGATTTTGAGCAACTTAACGTAACGGGTGAACGAGACCGAATGCATTTAAAATTAAATGGTGTAGACAGTGATTTGGTTTTGGAGAGATTAAAACCTATTTTCGGGATTCAAAATTTTTCTCCAGTGGTAAGACTGGAAAGAGATATCGAAGAAATGAAAAAAGTAACAGTTGATATGGTCCAAGAATTATATACAGAAGGTAAATCATTTAAAATCACCACGCGTCGTTCAGATCATGAATTTAGTTTAGACACTGATGAAATTAATCATTTATTAGGATCAGAAGTTTCAAAAAATATTGAAGGTATTAAAGTGAAAATGAAAAACCCTGATATTAATATACGTGTTGAGATTAGAAATGAAGGTATCTTTCTTTCTAGTCAAACAATATTAGGAGCAGGCGGACTACCAGTAGGTTCAAGTGGGAAAGGTATGCTAATGCTGTCTGGCGGGATTGATTCCCCAGTAGCAGGTTACTTGACAATGAAGCGTGGTGTAGAAATCGAGGCCGTTCATTTTCACAGTCCTCCTTATACAAGTCCTCGGTCTTTGCAAAAAGCCAAGGATTTAACTTCAAAGATGGCTGCATTTGTCGGAAATATTATATTCATTGAAGTTCCATTTACTGAAGTTCAAGAAGAAATTAAAAGATGTGTACCTGAAGGTTACTCAATGACAGTGACACGACGTATGATGTTACGAATTACAGAACGAATTCGTGAAGAACGAAAAGGATTAGCTATTATTAATGGAGAGTCTCTTGGACAAGTAGCATCGCAAACTTTGCATAGCATGATAGCCATTAATGATGTGACGACTACACCCATTATCCGTCCTGTTGTTTCAATGGATAAAAACGAGATAATCGATTTAGCTCAAAATATTGATACATTCGAATTATCAATACAACCTTTTGAGGATTGTTGTACTATATTTGCGCCAACTACTCCTAAAACAAAACCAGATTTAGAAAAAACTAGACGATATGAAGCGAGATTGAATATAGAAGACTTAATTCAACGTGTGATGGATAATCTGGTTTTTTCTGAAATAAAAGTAGGAGATACTTTAGAAAAGCAACAAGCCGTCAAATATTCTGGACTCTTATAA
- a CDS encoding DUF1054 domain-containing protein: protein MMELVSFTQEDFDVFAIESLESRMNEIRKKIQPKFRTIGTEISKDLSPLLGANSLPVHIAQHLRRTKNPPQDTWCAIGGDNRGYKKYPHFQLGLYQSHLFIWLAFIDNPQFEKEMAQSFIDNDATIQALPADYVISYDHTMEGVLPIDESEWSKGLVRWRDSKKGEFLVGRQLSATDPIFKDAQALHIFVLETYHSLVPIYKQAFQAYPSE, encoded by the coding sequence ATGATGGAGTTAGTGAGCTTTACTCAGGAAGATTTTGATGTTTTTGCTATCGAAAGTCTAGAGTCTAGAATGAATGAAATTCGAAAAAAAATTCAACCAAAATTTAGAACAATAGGAACAGAGATTTCAAAAGATTTAAGTCCGTTATTGGGAGCTAATTCTTTACCCGTACATATTGCTCAACACCTTAGAAGAACTAAAAATCCACCTCAAGATACTTGGTGTGCAATTGGTGGGGACAATAGAGGATATAAAAAATATCCCCATTTTCAGTTGGGTCTTTATCAATCGCATTTATTTATTTGGTTAGCCTTTATAGATAATCCACAGTTTGAAAAAGAGATGGCACAAAGTTTCATTGATAATGATGCAACTATTCAAGCTTTACCTGCTGATTATGTTATTTCTTATGACCATACTATGGAAGGAGTATTACCCATTGATGAAAGTGAATGGAGTAAAGGACTTGTACGATGGAGAGATAGTAAAAAAGGTGAGTTTTTAGTTGGCAGACAGTTAAGTGCTACTGATCCGATTTTTAAAGATGCTCAAGCTCTTCATATATTTGTACTAGAAACGTATCATTCTTTAGTTCCTATATATAAGCAAGCCTTTCAAGCCTACCCAAGTGAATAA
- the rpsD gene encoding 30S ribosomal protein S4 — protein sequence MSRYTGPSWKISRRLGISLSGTGKEIERRPYAPGPHGPNSRKKLTEYGLQLQEKQKLRNMYGMNERQFKNLFVKAGKIKEGKVGDNFMILLEQRLDNVVYRLGFATTRRQARQLVNHGHILVDGKRVDIPSYSVAVGQAISVREKSKNMEIITSAVESLFGRPEFVSFDGEKLEGSLNRLPLREELYAEIDEAFIVEFYNR from the coding sequence ATGTCACGTTATACAGGTCCAAGTTGGAAAATTTCACGTCGTTTAGGTATTTCACTTTCAGGTACAGGTAAAGAAATTGAACGCCGTCCTTACGCTCCAGGTCCTCATGGTCCGAACAGTCGTAAAAAATTAACTGAATACGGGTTACAATTACAAGAAAAACAAAAACTACGTAATATGTACGGCATGAACGAACGCCAATTTAAAAATTTATTTGTTAAAGCTGGTAAAATTAAAGAAGGTAAAGTTGGGGATAACTTTATGATTTTACTAGAACAACGTTTAGACAATGTTGTTTACCGTTTGGGTTTCGCGACTACTCGTCGTCAAGCTCGTCAATTAGTTAACCACGGTCATATCCTTGTTGATGGCAAACGCGTTGATATCCCATCTTACAGTGTTGCTGTTGGACAAGCTATCTCTGTTCGTGAGAAATCTAAAAACATGGAAATTATCACTTCTGCTGTTGAATCATTATTCGGCCGTCCAGAATTTGTTAGTTTCGATGGAGAAAAATTAGAAGGTTCATTGAATCGTTTACCATTACGTGAAGAATTATATGCTGAAATCGACGAAGCATTCATCGTTGAGTTCTACAACCGTTAA